In a single window of the Mesoplodon densirostris isolate mMesDen1 chromosome 16, mMesDen1 primary haplotype, whole genome shotgun sequence genome:
- the FAM217B gene encoding protein FAM217B isoform X1 yields MNAGPSWNKVQRPKNSRKRQSKSQVPHISSQLKSSLGECVPQPTGDKLKESISPEGNPKRSPLGYRCRGSSGNKLFLDFQTMKIIKEDAEEDSASDLSDSERIPVPPSPLTPPDLHLRAEEIDAVRFDLHPGQSPTQPEYCYPDFLPAPCNSWDLRDMAVLLHSERRTEAVPRTGGLLGKYIDRLVQLEWLQIQTVQCEKGKGAKARPPTAPGTSGALKSPGRSKLIAHALSRPQQEGPPKSGPSRKKDVHREEVHPSYYTCEASTKPLDVLSGSRLCSQKQTLDVQTEEKKKKSNKSSKLQHWDLSCGDSGDPKIESSVNLRFPRQPAVIGDSTDSYKASRAPAHASLKKKGNANNCARATVSSEKKLKTNGVKQNTHKFKS; encoded by the coding sequence ATGAATGCAGGCCCCTCTTGGAATAAAGTACAGCGTCCAAAGAATTCAAGAAAAAGGCAGAGTAAATCCCAAGTCCCCCATATCTCGTCCCAGCTGAAAAGCAGTCTCGGAGAATGTGTCCCCCAACCAACTGGGGATAAACTGAAGGAAAGCATTTCCCCGGAAGGAAACCCCAAAAGGAGTCCCCTTGGCTACAGGTGTCGGGGGTCCTCAGGGAACAAGTTGTTTCTGGACTTTCAGACGATGAAAATTATCAAAGAAGATGCTGAGGAGGACAGTGCCAGTGATCTCTCTGATTCAGAAAGAATCCCCGTCCCCCCTTCTCCCCTCACGCCTCCAGATCTTCACCTTCGAGCCGAAGAGATTGACGCGGTTCGCTTCGATCTGCACCCAGGGCAGAGTCCCACCCAGCCCGAATACTGTTACCCTGACTTCCTCCCGGCCCCGTGTAACTCCTGGGACCTGAGGGACATGGCTGTGCTCCTGCACTCTGAGCGCAGGACAGAGGCTGTGCCCAGAACCGGGGGGCTGCTGGGGAAGTACATTGACAGGCTTGTCCAGCTCGAGTGGCTGCAGATCCAGACTGTCCAGTGCGAGAAAGGAAAGGGGGCCAAAGCGAggcctcccactgcccctggGACCTCGGGGGCTCTGAAGAGCCCCGGGAGAAGCAAGCTGATTGCCCACGCTCTGTCCAGGCCTCAGCAGGAAGGGCCTCCGAAGTCAGGCCCTTCACGAAAGAAAGACGTGCACCGCGAAGAAGTCCATCCGTCCTATTACACGTGTGAGGCTTCCACCAAACCCCTCGATGTGCTGAGTGGCAGCAGACTGTGTTCTCAGAAGCAAACCCTGGACGTGCagacagaggagaagaaaaagaaatccaacaaGAGCTCTAAGCTGCAGCACTGGGATCTATCCTGCGGGGATAGTGGCGACCCTAAGATCGAGAGCAGCGTGAACCTTCGCTTTCCCAGGCAGCCAGCGGTGATCGGGGACTCCACAGACAGCTACAAGGCCTCCAGAGCGCCAGCACATGCAAGTcttaagaaaaagggaaatgcaaataattgTGCTCGAGCCACTGTATCCAGCGAGAAAAAGCTCAAAACAAATGgagtaaaacaaaacacacacaaattcaAATCATAA
- the FAM217B gene encoding protein FAM217B isoform X2 has protein sequence MRLPLSKQPLALGTDFWSQNLRLLALFRWEPEPSGKPELVFCVLRDPAGCHLFLIWCRKRHSLGCKASQVKGRRWECTRLIGGGSGGKESFPSIRGIKKLLPLLPPSPNRLSKNISSATATTVHQTLDDDQPCDFFKKGNRVNKSYQKSSNMNAGPSWNKVQRPKNSRKRQSKSQVPHISSQLKSSLGECVPQPTGDKLKESISPEGNPKRSPLGYRCRGSSGNKLFLDFQTMKIIKEDAEEDSASDLSDSERIPVPPSPLTPPDLHLRAEEIDAVRFDLHPGQSPTQPEYCYPDFLPAPCNSWDLRDMAVLLHSERRTEAVPRTGGLLGKYIDRLVQLEWLQIQTVQCEKGKGAKARPPTAPGTSGALKSPGRSKLIAHALSRPQQEGPPKSGPSRKKDVHREEVHPSYYTCEASTKPLDVLSGSRLCSQKQTLDVQTEEKKKKSNKSSKLQHWDLSCGDSGDPKIESSVNLRFPRQPAVIGDSTDSYKASRAPAHASLKKKGNANNCARATVSSEKKLKTNGVKQNTHKFKS, from the exons ATGCGGTTGCCCTTAAGCAAGCAGCCTCTGGCGCTTGGGACGGATTTCTGGAGCCAGAATCTCAGACTTTTAGCTTTGTTCCGATGGGAGCCGGAACCCTCAGGGAAACCGGAGCTTGTTTTCTGCGTCCTTAGGGACCCTGCAGGCTGTCATCTCTTTCTAATTTGGTGCAGAAAACGGCACAGCCTAGGGTgtaaagcttcccaggtgaagGGGAGAAGATGGGAGTGCACCAGGCTAATTGGAGGAGG CTCCGGTGGGAAGGAGTCCTTTCCAAGTATAAGAGGAATAAAGAAGTTACTTCCCCTGCTGCCACCATCTCCCAACAGACTGAGCAAGAATATTTCGAGCGCTACAGCAACG ACAGTCCATCAAACCCTAGATGATGATCAGCCGTGTGACTTTTTCAAGAAAGGGAATAGGGTGAATAAATCTTATCAGAAAAGCAG CAATATGAATGCAGGCCCCTCTTGGAATAAAGTACAGCGTCCAAAGAATTCAAGAAAAAGGCAGAGTAAATCCCAAGTCCCCCATATCTCGTCCCAGCTGAAAAGCAGTCTCGGAGAATGTGTCCCCCAACCAACTGGGGATAAACTGAAGGAAAGCATTTCCCCGGAAGGAAACCCCAAAAGGAGTCCCCTTGGCTACAGGTGTCGGGGGTCCTCAGGGAACAAGTTGTTTCTGGACTTTCAGACGATGAAAATTATCAAAGAAGATGCTGAGGAGGACAGTGCCAGTGATCTCTCTGATTCAGAAAGAATCCCCGTCCCCCCTTCTCCCCTCACGCCTCCAGATCTTCACCTTCGAGCCGAAGAGATTGACGCGGTTCGCTTCGATCTGCACCCAGGGCAGAGTCCCACCCAGCCCGAATACTGTTACCCTGACTTCCTCCCGGCCCCGTGTAACTCCTGGGACCTGAGGGACATGGCTGTGCTCCTGCACTCTGAGCGCAGGACAGAGGCTGTGCCCAGAACCGGGGGGCTGCTGGGGAAGTACATTGACAGGCTTGTCCAGCTCGAGTGGCTGCAGATCCAGACTGTCCAGTGCGAGAAAGGAAAGGGGGCCAAAGCGAggcctcccactgcccctggGACCTCGGGGGCTCTGAAGAGCCCCGGGAGAAGCAAGCTGATTGCCCACGCTCTGTCCAGGCCTCAGCAGGAAGGGCCTCCGAAGTCAGGCCCTTCACGAAAGAAAGACGTGCACCGCGAAGAAGTCCATCCGTCCTATTACACGTGTGAGGCTTCCACCAAACCCCTCGATGTGCTGAGTGGCAGCAGACTGTGTTCTCAGAAGCAAACCCTGGACGTGCagacagaggagaagaaaaagaaatccaacaaGAGCTCTAAGCTGCAGCACTGGGATCTATCCTGCGGGGATAGTGGCGACCCTAAGATCGAGAGCAGCGTGAACCTTCGCTTTCCCAGGCAGCCAGCGGTGATCGGGGACTCCACAGACAGCTACAAGGCCTCCAGAGCGCCAGCACATGCAAGTcttaagaaaaagggaaatgcaaataattgTGCTCGAGCCACTGTATCCAGCGAGAAAAAGCTCAAAACAAATGgagtaaaacaaaacacacacaaattcaAATCATAA
- the PPP1R3D gene encoding protein phosphatase 1 regulatory subunit 3D has protein sequence MSRGPGSAVLPAAAGFRKPAPRSLSCLSDLDSGVARESRPCRPPGSPGSAPPPPPPAPSSCDPCLRPIILRRARSLPSSPERRHKGAGAPGAACRPGCSRQNRVRFADALGLELAQVKVFNAGDDPSVPLHVLSRLSINSDLCCSSQDLEFTLQCLVPDFPPPVEAPDFGERLGRQLVCLERVTCSDLGISGTARVRNLAFEKQVAVRYTFSDWRSAHEVVARWRGPADTEGAEDVFAFGFPVPPFLLALGSRVHFALRYRVAGAEYWDNNDGRDYSLTCRNHALHMPRGECEESWIHFI, from the coding sequence ATGTCCAGAGGCCCGGGCTCCGCGGTCCTCCCCGCTGCCGCCGGTTTCCGGAAGCCCGCCCCGCGGAGCCTCAGCTGCCTCTCGGACCTGGACAGCGGCGTGGCCCGGGAGTCGCGACCCTGCAGACCCCCCGGGAGCCCGGGCAgtgcgccgccgccgccgccgcccgcgccgTCCAGCTGCGACCCCTGCCTGCGGCCCATCATCCTGCGGCGGGCGCGCTCGCTGCCCAGCTCGCCCGAGCGCCGCCATAAGGGCGCAGGCGCGCCGGGCGCTGCGTGCCGGCCGGGCTGCAGCCGGCAGAACCGTGTGCGCTTCGCCGACGCTCTGGGCCTGGAGCTGGCGCAGGTCAAAGTGTTCAACGCGGGCGACGACCCGTCCGTGCCGCTGCACGTGCTGTCGCGGCTCTCCATCAACTCGGACCTGTGCTGCAGCAGCCAGGACCTGGAGTTCACCCTGCAGTGCCTGGTGCCCGACTTCCCGCCGCCCGTCGAGGCCCCTGACTTCGGCGAGCGCCTGGGGCGGCAGCTCGTGTGTCTGGAACGTGTCACCTGCTCAGACCTGGGCATCAGCGGTACGGCGCGCGTGCGCAACCTGGCCTTCGAGAAGCAGGTGGCGGTGCGCTACACGTTCTCGGACTGGCGCAGCGCGCACGAGGTGGTGGCGCGGTGGCGCGGGCCGGCGGACACCGAGGGCGCCGAGGACGTCTTCGCCTTTGGCTTCCCGGTGCCGCCCTTCCTGCTGGCGCTCGGCTCCCGCGTGCACTTCGCGCTGCGCTACCGCGTGGCCGGCGCCGAGTACTGGGACAACAACGACGGCCGCGACTACAGCCTCACGTGCCGCAACCATGCGCTGCACATGCCGCGCGGGGAGTGCGAGGAGAGCTGGATTCACTTCATCTGA